The Stackebrandtia nassauensis DSM 44728 genome includes the window TCGCCGCTTGGCCCCCGTTTCGCCGGGTCGGTGGTACGCGGCCAGGAAGTCGCCCAGGTAGGTGGTGAAGCTCCAGCCGTCGAGGCGCCGGTAGTCCATGCTGATCACCCAGCAGCCGTGCCGCTCGCCCAGCCGGATGAACGCGAACCGGGTCGGCAGACTGGTGGCGGGGTCGAATCCGGTTTCCCGGTCGGTGCGCAGGAACTCGGCGATGGCCTCGGTCTTGGCGTCGTCGTCGAGACCGGACCAGTCCAGTGCGGTGATCGAACCGTCCACGTTGGCTTCGGGGCTCTGCGTGAAACCGTCACCGCTTCGGCGCAGCACGGTGCGCAGGAACGGCGTGGCGGCCACCGTGGCGTGCCACGCCTCGCGGGCGGCGTCGGGGTCGAACTCGCCCTGGTAACGCAGAACCCGTTGCACCACATACATTCCGTTGGACGTCCGCTCCGGCGCGACGCTCATCATGTGTTCCTGGAGCGGCGAGGCGGGGAAGCTGCCGCTGGGCAGGTCGCGGACCCGCGCGGGCGAGGCCGCCACAGTTGGTGCGGTCGTGTCGGTGTCCAGGAACGTCGCCAGCAGTTCCACGGTCTGGTTGGCGAAGATCGACCGGATCATCACCGGATGCCCGGCGTCGCGTAGCCGCACCGCGACCTGGGTGATCTTGATGCTGTCGCCGCCCAGATCGAAGAAATTGTCCTCGCAGGTCACCTCGGGGACGTTCAGGACGGCGGCGAAGATCTCGGCGACCAGCCGCTCGGTGGCCGTCCTGGGTGGAGTGTGTCCGCGCGAGATCTGCCGCAGGTCGGGGATCCGCTCCAGCACCGAACGATCCACCTTGCCGGTGGCGCTGACCGGCATGCGCCGCAACGGAACCAGCATCGACGGAACCATGTAGTCGGGCAGGATGTCGCGCAGCCGCTGCCGCAGCGCGCGCGGCAGGTCCCGCCATGCCCAACCCGACGCGGGGGTGTTGGTGTCGGGTTCGTCGCTGACGTGCGGGACGGTGACCCGCGTGCCCGGGTGGTGGTAGACGACGGCCAGACTGCCCGGCGCGCCGCTCGGCGACCAGGTGACGAGGGCTTCCAGGCCGGTGCCCTCGGCCAGTTCCCGCAGTCTCGCGGGCTGGACGCCGTCGGGGTGAAGCCGCGCGTTGGGGATTCCCGCAACCGCGAGGTAGTCGCCGTCCACACCGGACGCGAGCTGTTCGGTCAGTCGGTCGAGGTTCTCCCAGTGGCCGAACTCGGTGACGGGGATCGGTTCGCCCTCGGTGTGCAGCGTGACGTCGTAGCGGTAGCGGACCAGCTGGTTGTCGCCGTGCGAGTACTTGACGCTGGTCTCGGCCCAGCGCAGTCCCGGGATGCGTTGTGGGAGCGTGGTGAAGTAGGCCGGGTGGATGAGCAGTTCGGTCTCCTCGGCGAACTGCCGTTCGGCCCGCGCGGTCAGAACGGCCTCGTCGGTGTCGGGGTTTTGGTGCCGCACCACGGAATCGTGGAACATCGCGGTGATGCCGAGGTTGCGGATGTCGCCCAGGAATATCGTCCCCTCCGGTGCCAGGAGCGTGGCGGCGGACGCCAGCACCGCGTCCAGGTAGTCGCGGTCGGGGAAGTACTGCGCCACCGAGTTGATGACGACGCAGTCGAAGGTCTGACCGTCCAGTGCCGACAGTTCGTCGGCGGCCAGCCGGTGCAGCGACACCTTGTCGGTCAAGCCGAGCTTCGGCAGCTGCGCGGCGATGTAGTCAAGGCCCTCGGCCGAGACGTCGATACCGGTGTAGTGCTCGCAGCCGCGCGCCAGCTTGAACGCGAAAAGCCCGGTGCCGCAACCGATCTCGAGGATGCGGCGCGGCCGGGTGGCGGTGATCTTCGCGACCGCGTCGGCGTGCCACGCCGACATCTCGTCCACCGGGATCGGTTTCTTGCTGTAGCTGGACTGCCAGCCCTTCAGGTTGAACTCGGGGTCCTCGGGGTCGTCGCCGTCGGTGTAGGCCTGGTCGAAGACGTCCGACCACGGGACGGTCGCCTCGCCGGTGTCCAGGTGCCCGGCGTCGGGGACCACGAAGCCCAGCAGCTGCTTGTCGCCGGACGCGTCCACGCGACACAGCACCGCGGCCTCGGCGACCTCGGGCTGCCGGTTCAGGGCCGCCTCCACCTCGCCGAGCTCGATACGGAAACCACGGACCTTGACCTGATCGTCGATGCGGCCCAGGAAGTCCAGCGCGCCGTCGGCGCGGCGCCGCACCAGGTCACCGGTGCGATAGACGCGCTCACCGTCGCCGCCGAACGGGTCGGGGCGGAATCGCTCGGCGGTCAGGTCGGGACGGTTCAGGTAGCCTCGCGCGACCTGCACGCCGCCGATCCACAGTTCCCCCGGGACACCCACGGGGAGCTCGTTGCCGTGTTCGTCGACGACATGCGCGCGGGTGTTGGCCACCGGATGCCCGATCGGCGGCGGACCGGCGACGTCGGGCCGCCAGGCCCAGTAGGTGACGTCGATGGCGCATTCGGTGGGGCCGTAGAGGTTGTCGATCGCGATGCCGCAGTCAGCCTCGACGCGTTCGCACAGGTCGCGCGGCAGGGCGTCGCCGCTGGTGAAGATCCGGCGCAACGAGGATTCGGCGAGGCTGCCGTGCGCCAGCAGTGCCGACAACGCCGTCGGTACGAAGTGGATATGGGTGACGCGGTGCCGGGTGATCTCGTCGAGCAGCCGCTCCGGTTCCCGGTGCGCGTCCGGGGTGGCCAGCACGATCGCGGCGCCGTGCATCAAGGGCCACAGGAATTCCCACACCGACACGTCGAAGGTGTAGGTGGTCTTCTGCATCACCCGGTCGCTCTCGGCGAGCCGGTACTCGCGCTGCATCCAGTTGATCCGGTTCATCGCCGCGCGGTGCTCGACCATGACGCCCTTGGGGGTTCCGGTGGAGCCGGAGGTGTGGATGACGTAGGCGAGGTCGCGGTCGGATGCGGCGACCTGCGGCCAGCCGGTGTCTTGTTCCGCGAGGGCGGCGATCGTGGCCGGGGCGTCGAGGCTCAGGACGGTCACGGTGTCGGGCAGGTCCACCAGCGCGCCACGATCGTCCTCAGTGGTCACGACGATGCCGATGCCGCCGTCGCGGACCATCTGCGCGACCCGCGCGGGTGGCTGCTCGGGATCGAAGGGCACATAGGCGCCACCGGAGGCCAGCGTGCCCAGGATGGACGGCACGAGATGCGGGCCCCGTCGCAGACAGAGCCCCACCAGGCCGTCGGAGTCGATGCCGATGCCGCGCAACAGGTTCGCGATGCGCCCGGCGGCATCGGACAGCTCTCCCCGAGTGAGGTGGACGCCGTCACCCGACACGGCGATCGCGTCGGGCTGCTCACGCACCCGGTCGGCGACGACATCGGTGATCCGCCGCCCCAGTTCGGTGTCGGCCTCGGTCGCGTTCCAGGCCGCGAGCTGTTCCCGCTCCGAAGCCGACAGCATCGGTGCCGTGGCCACCGATCCATGCGGGTCGGCGAGCATCGCCCGCAACATCTGGTCATAGTGGACGGCAAGTCGCTCGGCGGTGGCCGCGTCGAACAGGTCGGTGGCGTACTCGATGACCCCCGTGTAGCCCGCCGCCGCGGGGAAGAACTCCATCGTGACGTCGAACTTCGTCGTGCCGGTCTCGGTGTCGATCGACTCCAGCGACGCGCCCGCCAGATCCAGGTCACCGGCCGGAGCGCTCTGCAGGATGAACATCACCTGCGCCAACGGATTGTGCGACAGCGTCCGATCCAGCGACAGCGCGTCCACCAGCTGCTCGAACGGCAGCTCCTGCCGCGAGAACGAATCCAGGCACACCCGCTTGACCCGGTCCAGCAACTCGGCGAACGACGGCTCACCGGTGAGATCCATCGGCAGCACCACCGTGTTGACGAAGAACCCGATCACCGACTCGGTCTCCACCCGGGAACGGTTGGCCACCGGGGTGGCGCAGTTCAACCGCCGCTCACCGCTCCAGCGGCGCAGCACCGCGCTGAAAGCCGTCAGCAGCACCGCGAACGGCGTGGTCGCGTGCTCGCGGGCCAGCCGCTCCACGTCCGCGCGCACCGCCGCCGACACCGCGAACCGGTGCCGGGACCCGTTGAAGGTCTGCACGGCGGGACGCGGCCGGTCGGTGGGCAGCTCCAGCACCTTCGGGTTGTGCGACAACGCCTCCATCCACCACGACAGCTGCTCCTTGTGCTCCGGAGTGCCCTCCCGGGACCGCTGCCACAGTGAATAGTCCACATAGCTGATCGGGATCGGCTTCAGGTCGGCGTCGGTGCCGTGCAGGTGCTGTCGGTACACGGCGGTGAACTCGCCGATGAACACGCCCAGCGACCAGCCGTCGGCGATGATGTGATGGATCGCGATCGACAGCACCGCCTCGCCCGGCCCAGTCCTGGTGAGCAGCACCCGCAGCAGCGGTCCGGTCTCCAGGTCGAACAACTCCCGTCCGAACGCGTCGAGCCGGACGTCCAGCTCGCCCTCGTCGGCGGTGTCCAGCCGCACCTTCACGACCGCCTGCGGCTCCACCACCTGTGCCGGAGTGTCACCGTCCACGATGAACCGGGTGCGCAGCGACGCGTGCCGCGCCACCAACGTGTCCACTGTCTTCTGCAGCGCGGTGAGGGATACCTCGCCGCGCACCCGGTAGCTTCCCACGATGTTGTAAGCGCTGGTGTCGGGCAGGAACCGCGACAGGAACCAGATCCGCTGCTGCCCGGCCGACAGCGCGGCGCGGGTGGCGCCGGTGGGTTTGATGCCCTCCGGCCGCGCCCCGGCCTTGCCCGCGCGCAGCGCGGCCAGCCGGGAACGCTGTTCCTCGGTGAGTGCGGAGATGTCCACGGGGTTTCCTTCCAGCAGTGAGGGATCAGTCCTGCAATACGGCGGCGATCAGCAGCTCGTCGACGGCCCTGGCGAGCTCGCGCGGCGACGTCGCTACCAGCGGCAGGTGCACCGGGATCGCGACGTCGAACCGGGACCGAAGCCGGGCCACGATCTGCCCGGCGGCGATGGAGTCACCACCGGAGGCGAAGAAATCGTCATCGGGAGCGGGCATGGCTCCCAGCGTCTCGGCCCAGCATTCGCACACGGGGCCGAGCAGCGGGACGTCCTCGGCTTCGGGCGAAGGGGTTGCCGGTGCGGGTGTGTTGTCTAGATCGGACGGGTCGATGCCGGGGGTACGGCCGCGCAGCGCCGGGTGCAGTACGGGGGTTGTCAGCAGCGGCCGGGGCGGGGCGGCGGTGCGCAGGCCGCGATCGTGCTCGGCGTAGGCGTTCCAGTCGACGGGGACGCCGTGCTGCCACAGCGCGCCGATGGCGGCGGGCAGGGTCATGCGGGCGTCGCCGTCGGGCAGCATCGCGATGCCCGTGTCGGCAGTGGTTTCCCGGATGACGGGGGTCCCGGCATTGGGCCGCATGGGGACGGCTTCCCGGATGGCGGCCAGCAGATGGGTACCGGCGCCGAGCTGCACGGGGACGGCGTTGGGGTGGGCCGCCACCACGGCGCGCAGGCCGGAGACGAAGTCGACGGGCTCGCGCAGCTGTCGTCCCCAGTAGACGGGGTCAGTGGCTTGACTCGCTTCGAGCCAGGTGCCGGTGGGGCAGGACAGCAGTGGGATTCGCGGGGGTCGCAGCGATATGCCGCGCATCCGTTTGGTGAAGGCTTCGGCGGCGTCGGCCATGGAGGCGTGGTGGAACGCGTGTGAGGTGCCCAGGCGGCGGTAGCGCAGGGCGCGGGCGTCGAGCCAGTTCCGCAGCGGTTCACCGGCGGTTGTGGATAGAACTGTGGACGATGGAGTGTTGCGGACGGAGATCTCGGTGCCGTCGGGAAGGTCGGCCAGGAGCGCGGGGGTGGCTCGGACGGCGTACATCTCGCCGGGCGGCATCGCGGCCATCGCGGCGCCTCGGTGGCATACGGCGGTGGTGGCTTCGGCGAAGTCGAGGACTCCGGCGAGTTGGGCGGCGGTGATCTCGGCGACGCTG containing:
- a CDS encoding non-ribosomal peptide synthetase → MDISALTEEQRSRLAALRAGKAGARPEGIKPTGATRAALSAGQQRIWFLSRFLPDTSAYNIVGSYRVRGEVSLTALQKTVDTLVARHASLRTRFIVDGDTPAQVVEPQAVVKVRLDTADEGELDVRLDAFGRELFDLETGPLLRVLLTRTGPGEAVLSIAIHHIIADGWSLGVFIGEFTAVYRQHLHGTDADLKPIPISYVDYSLWQRSREGTPEHKEQLSWWMEALSHNPKVLELPTDRPRPAVQTFNGSRHRFAVSAAVRADVERLAREHATTPFAVLLTAFSAVLRRWSGERRLNCATPVANRSRVETESVIGFFVNTVVLPMDLTGEPSFAELLDRVKRVCLDSFSRQELPFEQLVDALSLDRTLSHNPLAQVMFILQSAPAGDLDLAGASLESIDTETGTTKFDVTMEFFPAAAGYTGVIEYATDLFDAATAERLAVHYDQMLRAMLADPHGSVATAPMLSASEREQLAAWNATEADTELGRRITDVVADRVREQPDAIAVSGDGVHLTRGELSDAAGRIANLLRGIGIDSDGLVGLCLRRGPHLVPSILGTLASGGAYVPFDPEQPPARVAQMVRDGGIGIVVTTEDDRGALVDLPDTVTVLSLDAPATIAALAEQDTGWPQVAASDRDLAYVIHTSGSTGTPKGVMVEHRAAMNRINWMQREYRLAESDRVMQKTTYTFDVSVWEFLWPLMHGAAIVLATPDAHREPERLLDEITRHRVTHIHFVPTALSALLAHGSLAESSLRRIFTSGDALPRDLCERVEADCGIAIDNLYGPTECAIDVTYWAWRPDVAGPPPIGHPVANTRAHVVDEHGNELPVGVPGELWIGGVQVARGYLNRPDLTAERFRPDPFGGDGERVYRTGDLVRRRADGALDFLGRIDDQVKVRGFRIELGEVEAALNRQPEVAEAAVLCRVDASGDKQLLGFVVPDAGHLDTGEATVPWSDVFDQAYTDGDDPEDPEFNLKGWQSSYSKKPIPVDEMSAWHADAVAKITATRPRRILEIGCGTGLFAFKLARGCEHYTGIDVSAEGLDYIAAQLPKLGLTDKVSLHRLAADELSALDGQTFDCVVINSVAQYFPDRDYLDAVLASAATLLAPEGTIFLGDIRNLGITAMFHDSVVRHQNPDTDEAVLTARAERQFAEETELLIHPAYFTTLPQRIPGLRWAETSVKYSHGDNQLVRYRYDVTLHTEGEPIPVTEFGHWENLDRLTEQLASGVDGDYLAVAGIPNARLHPDGVQPARLRELAEGTGLEALVTWSPSGAPGSLAVVYHHPGTRVTVPHVSDEPDTNTPASGWAWRDLPRALRQRLRDILPDYMVPSMLVPLRRMPVSATGKVDRSVLERIPDLRQISRGHTPPRTATERLVAEIFAAVLNVPEVTCEDNFFDLGGDSIKITQVAVRLRDAGHPVMIRSIFANQTVELLATFLDTDTTAPTVAASPARVRDLPSGSFPASPLQEHMMSVAPERTSNGMYVVQRVLRYQGEFDPDAAREAWHATVAATPFLRTVLRRSGDGFTQSPEANVDGSITALDWSGLDDDAKTEAIAEFLRTDRETGFDPATSLPTRFAFIRLGERHGCWVISMDYRRLDGWSFTTYLGDFLAAYHRPGETGAKRRAPFDYASYVEWREERMRDGSVADWWRERLTSMSPIPVPPANRLSHRDFNVLITTVDAQAARGFHAACRAAGVTAAAGVQALWGAVTQRLDGHAAPRFGLTTAGRPAELPGIETALGMFMNTLPTTWRAGPADAVRDWMTGAAESSLDLIDHGMIPQPELVRMAGLNEGEALFDTYLVFQNAPSADTGEDEHEQGFELIDETPAAYSQQEHRLRLDVFPFEGRLHLSLSGYEPPARLREYLALLASGVIAMDAAAVDRPMSTVLDADVAVPPLLDTDGLVTAMVLNAEAPQRKEETDE